One stretch of Juglans microcarpa x Juglans regia isolate MS1-56 chromosome 3D, Jm3101_v1.0, whole genome shotgun sequence DNA includes these proteins:
- the LOC121255835 gene encoding protein RER1B-like, translating to MEGVGSDSAATSPVNVFWQDVWRRYQYLLDKSTPHTVYRWIGTLVVVLIYILRVYFVQGFYIISYGLGIYLLNLLIGFLSPLVDPEVDVSDGPMLPTKGSDEFKPFIRRLPEFKFWYSFTKAFCIAFVMTFFSMFDVPVFWPILLCYWIVLFVLTMRRQIAHMIKYKYIPFNIGKQRYGGKKPSASSSGSRGD from the exons ATGGAGGGAGTCGGAAGCGATAGTGCAGCGACATCACCTGTGAATGTATTTTGGCAAGATGTGTGGAGGCGGTACCAGTATCTTCTGGATAAGTCGACTCCACACACAGTCTATAGATGGATTGGGACCCTTGTTGTAGTATTGATTTACATTTTACGGGTTTATTTTGTTCAAGGGTTTTACATTATCTCATATGGGCTGGGGATTTATCTGCTGAATTTGTTGATTGGGTTCTTGTCTCCTTTGGTTGATCCGGAGGTGGACGTGTCAGATGGGCCTATGCTGCCCACAAAAGGTTCGGATGAGTTTAAGCCATTCATTCGCCGGCTTCCAGAGTTTAAGTTCTG GTACTCCTTCACCAAAGCTTTCTGCATTGCTTTTGTCATGACATTCTTTTCTATGTTTGATGTTCCTGTCTTCTGGCCCATTTTACTTTGTTACTGGATTGTTCTGTTTGTCCTTACAATGAGGCGCCAAATCGCTCACATgatcaaatacaaatatattcCTTTCAACATCGGGAAGCag AGGTATGGTGGCAAGAAACCTTCTGCAAGTAGCAGCGGCTCCCGTGGAGACTGA